In Bacteroides cellulosilyticus, the genomic stretch TTCGCCTCGGCAGACTATGTGCATGAAGGCGACCTTTTTAGAATCTATGATAATGGACGTGATTATAACTCCGGTTATGGATACGATCGTATCAATGTGCGTAGTAACTTGGACTTCAATATAACGAAAACTACTGTATTGAAGATGAATCTCGCGGGTTCTAATGCTATTCGTAAGGCTCCATGGAGTAATACGGGCAATTCAGAATGGCAGATTGGGCAGCAATGGTCGGGTGCATACAATATTGCGCCGGATGTGTTCCTTCCACAATACTCTGATGGTAGTTGGGGAATGTATCCGCTTGTTTCAAATACCACGAACTCAGCAGAGAACATTTCTTTGGGTGGTACGATGCAGCTCACAACAACCCGTATTAACACTGACTTTACATTGGAACAGGATTTGAAGTTTATAACCAAAGGGCTTTCTGCCCGGGCCACTGTTTCCTGGGATAATATATTTGTTGAAAACAATCGTGGTATCAATGACTTGTTTAATAGTGCGCAGCGTAAGTGGATTGATCCTGATACCGGTCAGGTGAGATATGCACAGCTATACGACACGAATAATGGTTTTGACTGGACTCAAGGAGTCAATTGGAGTACTTCTCCGGGTGCTGTGGATAATGGTCAGACGGTACGTAATCTTTATTATCAGGCGCAATTGAACTGGGTGCGTAGTTTCGGTAAGCATAATGCTACAGCTATGGGATTGTTCAGTCGTCAGGAAAATGCGCGAGGCAGTGTGATGCCTACCTATCGTGAAGACTGGGCTTTCCGTGTTACATATAATTATGCCGACCGCTATTTCATTGAATACAATGGTGCTTACAATGGTTCTGAAAAGTTCAGTCCGGAAAATCGTTTCGCATTTTTTAATTCAGGTGCTATCGGTTGGATGATCAGTGAAGAACCTTTTATGAAGTTTTTTCGTGAAAAGAAGATTATCGACATGCTGAAAGTCCGTGCTTCTTATGGTGAAATTGGTTCTGACCAGTTAGGGCCTGATCCGTTCGATTCAAGTCGTCGGTGGTTGTACATGAACCAGTGGGCTTATGGTGGTCACACTACTATGGATCTGAACCATACTGAAAGTATCTATACCTGGTATCGTGAGTCTGCTATTGGCAACCAGGATATACAATGGGAGGTTGTGAAAAAATTGAATATTGGTGTTGACTATTCGCTTTTTGAAGGAATGCTGGCTGGTAGTTTGGAATTTTTCCGTGACGAACGTTCTAATATCTTTGTTTATGGTGGAGACCGTTCCATTCCCTCTTATTTCGGAGGAACTCCTCCTTCTATTAATAAAGGTAAGATCCGTACGAATGGATATGAATTGGAGTTACGTGTAAATAAAACCTTTGGTAATGATTGGCGTGTTTGGGGTAACTTCAGTATGACGCATGCTAAGAACAAGGTGTTGGTGAAAGATGACCAGGCTATGCGTCCTGCCTATCAGAAAGCGGCTGGTTTCGGGGTAGGTCAATATACTTCTTATATTGATGCGGGATACATTCAAAACTATGACCAATTGTATGGTAGCCCTGCTCATGATGCTAATGATTCTCAAAAACTGGTGGGCGACTACTACATTGTCGATTTTAATGGCGACGGTGTGGTGGATAATAAAGATCAGGCTCCTTATGGTTATACTAGCCAGCCCGAAAATACATTTAATGCTACCATAGGTTTCGAGTGGAAAGGATTCAGCGCATTTGCACAATTCTATGGTGTGACCAATGTAACCCGTGATGTGGGCCTTACTAGTTTTGGTAGTAAACTGAACACTGTGTTTGACACCGGTACGTGGTGGTCAAAAAACACTCCTAATGCCGATGTGGTAGTACCTCGCTGGAATTCTACTCCGAGCTATAACGGCGGAACCCAATCTCTTTATGACGGTTCTTACATTCGTTTGAAGAACGTTGAACTGGCTTATACTTGGAATAAAGGCTGGATCAAGAGAATTGGATTAAGTAACCTGAAGATTTATGTCAATGGTAATAACCTATGGTTATGGACTCGTATGCCGGACGACCGTGAAGCTAATCTTTCCGGAGCAGGTTATCTGGGAGCTTATCCTACTGTGAAACGTTATAACTTAGGTATTAAATTTACATTATAATAATGAACAAGATGAAATATACATATAAGACCCTTTTATGTTCAGGCCTTTTGTCTCTTGCAGTGGGGCTCGGCATGACGTCTTGCGAAGACTATTTGGATAAAAGTCCCGAATCGACTGTATCCGAAGAAGATGCATTCAAGAATTTCCGCAACTTTCAAGGATTCATAGAAGAAATATATAACTGTATTCCTGACAAGGAAAAATGTAACTATTGTACTTCCTGGAACTGGGGAGACGATGAACTTTTCAATTCTATGGGAGATGCCCACATGACGCATCAGGCAGACTTGGGTAATTTCCGAGCATGGCAAACCAATGGCCAGTGCTGGTTGTATAGAAATCCCAGCAACCCGGCTTCTACCGATAAGTTTCAACACTCTTTGTGGCCGCATTCCTGGTATTGCATTCGCAAGGCTAATGTCGGCCTTGCCAATTTGGATAAACTGGTAGGCACGCAGGAAGAAAAAGACTTGATCGCGGGTCAGCTTTATTTCTTCCGTGCGTGGTGGCATTTTGAGCTGATGACCTATTGGGGAGGATTG encodes the following:
- a CDS encoding SusC/RagA family TonB-linked outer membrane protein, translated to MVMKNVTKQIQKIPCLFLLLLLSCLPTLAQNGVTVKGTVLDGTGETVIGASIVVKGNNSIGTISDIDGNFTLTVPDDKVTLVVSFIGMKSQEVKIAGQKMLKVTLEDDSQQLEEVVVVGYGQQKKASVVGAITQTTGKVLERAAGISDIGAALTGNLPGVVTTSGTGMPGEEEPKITIRGASSWNNNEDPLVLVDGIERPMSSVDISSVQSISVLKDASATAVYGVKGANGVILVTTKRGTEGSAKIDVGFNATLKSPSKLPNKYDSYDALMFRNTAIEHELALRPDSWEYIRSQSFINNYRNQTTIEQRERYPNVDWQKALFKDNTMSYNANLNISGGTKFVKYFASADYVHEGDLFRIYDNGRDYNSGYGYDRINVRSNLDFNITKTTVLKMNLAGSNAIRKAPWSNTGNSEWQIGQQWSGAYNIAPDVFLPQYSDGSWGMYPLVSNTTNSAENISLGGTMQLTTTRINTDFTLEQDLKFITKGLSARATVSWDNIFVENNRGINDLFNSAQRKWIDPDTGQVRYAQLYDTNNGFDWTQGVNWSTSPGAVDNGQTVRNLYYQAQLNWVRSFGKHNATAMGLFSRQENARGSVMPTYREDWAFRVTYNYADRYFIEYNGAYNGSEKFSPENRFAFFNSGAIGWMISEEPFMKFFREKKIIDMLKVRASYGEIGSDQLGPDPFDSSRRWLYMNQWAYGGHTTMDLNHTESIYTWYRESAIGNQDIQWEVVKKLNIGVDYSLFEGMLAGSLEFFRDERSNIFVYGGDRSIPSYFGGTPPSINKGKIRTNGYELELRVNKTFGNDWRVWGNFSMTHAKNKVLVKDDQAMRPAYQKAAGFGVGQYTSYIDAGYIQNYDQLYGSPAHDANDSQKLVGDYYIVDFNGDGVVDNKDQAPYGYTSQPENTFNATIGFEWKGFSAFAQFYGVTNVTRDVGLTSFGSKLNTVFDTGTWWSKNTPNADVVVPRWNSTPSYNGGTQSLYDGSYIRLKNVELAYTWNKGWIKRIGLSNLKIYVNGNNLWLWTRMPDDREANLSGAGYLGAYPTVKRYNLGIKFTL